A genomic segment from Yimella sp. cx-51 encodes:
- a CDS encoding CoA pyrophosphatase gives MTHPAPAWLPRLMDGARAGGSFFNSFGEPDGRRSAVLMLFGPAAGGGEDVLLTQRSEVMRKHPGQVSFPGGGIDPDDADASAAALREAHEEVDLDARGVEVIGELQAVPLSVTGYHVTPVVAWWQQPGQVHAKSLHEVDRVARVRLADLADPQHRFTAVHPSRRFAAPAFEVDGLYVWGFTAILLDAVLRLSGFEQPWATGDERPVPPRFLQR, from the coding sequence ATGACCCACCCCGCACCGGCCTGGTTGCCGCGCCTCATGGACGGTGCGCGCGCGGGTGGCTCCTTCTTCAACAGCTTCGGCGAACCCGACGGGCGTCGCTCGGCCGTCCTGATGCTCTTCGGTCCCGCGGCCGGTGGCGGGGAGGACGTCCTGCTCACCCAGCGCTCGGAGGTGATGCGCAAGCACCCCGGACAGGTGTCCTTCCCCGGCGGCGGCATCGATCCCGACGATGCCGACGCCAGCGCGGCGGCGCTGCGTGAGGCGCACGAAGAAGTCGATCTGGACGCTCGCGGGGTGGAGGTGATCGGCGAACTACAGGCCGTCCCGCTGTCAGTCACCGGCTACCACGTGACGCCGGTCGTGGCGTGGTGGCAGCAACCGGGGCAGGTGCACGCCAAGAGCCTGCACGAGGTCGACCGTGTCGCGCGGGTACGCCTGGCCGATCTCGCCGATCCGCAACACCGCTTCACCGCGGTGCATCCCTCACGCCGGTTCGCGGCGCCGGCCTTCGAGGTCGACGGTCTCTACGTGTGGGGTTTCACCGCGATCCTGCTCGACGCGGTGCTGCGACTCAGTGGTTTCGAGCAGCCCTGGGCCACGGGCGACGAGCGTCCGGTGCCACCGAGGTTCCTGCAACGCTGA
- the nhaA gene encoding Na+/H+ antiporter NhaA, whose amino-acid sequence MTLTPRPKLFSRGEWPEAKRVAQLLRRETVGGALLLVGTLVALVWANSPWRELYADLSQYHVDIPALGIELSLAHWAADGLLAIFFFAVGLELKHEFVHGDLRDPAKAAVPIVAAASGVAVPAILYVITQKVMDGDTSGWAIPTATDIAFALAVLAVIGSHLPSALRSFLLTLAVVDDLIAITIIAIFFTSDLSLPMLATAIVPIVLFAVVARTNTHPWWLLLPLGVATWVLVLNSGIHATIAGVVLGLLVPAVKGADGHTLGERLEHRVRPISAGFCVPVFAFFAAGVSLVDEDIAAALTDPVTIGVIVGLVVGKVVGVLGATFIMARFTRADLDDDLDWSDVFGLSLLAGIGFTVSLLIGELAFGAGSDADAHVKLGVLTGSFLSAVLASLVLLRRNKVYARIHEEETRDDDADGVPDIYQRAADGATNRPD is encoded by the coding sequence ATGACCCTTACTCCCCGTCCCAAACTCTTCTCCCGCGGCGAATGGCCCGAGGCCAAGCGCGTTGCGCAACTGCTGCGCCGCGAGACCGTCGGTGGCGCGCTGTTGCTTGTCGGCACGCTCGTCGCGCTCGTCTGGGCCAACTCACCGTGGCGCGAGCTCTACGCAGATCTGTCGCAGTACCACGTCGACATCCCGGCGCTCGGCATCGAACTGTCGCTCGCGCACTGGGCAGCCGATGGTCTGCTGGCCATCTTTTTCTTCGCCGTGGGCCTCGAACTCAAACACGAGTTCGTCCACGGTGATCTACGCGATCCGGCCAAGGCCGCCGTCCCGATCGTGGCCGCTGCCTCCGGCGTCGCGGTGCCGGCCATCCTCTACGTCATCACCCAGAAGGTCATGGACGGCGACACCTCGGGCTGGGCGATCCCGACCGCCACCGACATCGCATTCGCCCTCGCGGTGCTGGCAGTCATCGGCAGCCACCTGCCCTCCGCGCTGCGCTCGTTCCTGCTGACGCTCGCGGTGGTCGACGATCTCATCGCGATCACGATCATCGCGATCTTCTTCACCTCTGATCTCAGCCTGCCGATGCTCGCAACTGCGATCGTCCCGATCGTGCTCTTCGCAGTGGTCGCGCGCACCAACACCCACCCGTGGTGGCTGCTGTTGCCGCTGGGCGTGGCGACCTGGGTGCTCGTGCTCAACTCCGGCATCCACGCCACCATCGCCGGTGTGGTGCTCGGTCTGCTCGTGCCGGCGGTCAAGGGCGCGGACGGTCACACCCTCGGCGAGCGCCTGGAGCATCGGGTGCGTCCGATCTCGGCGGGTTTCTGCGTCCCGGTCTTCGCCTTTTTCGCCGCCGGAGTGAGCCTGGTCGACGAAGACATCGCGGCCGCGCTGACCGATCCCGTCACCATCGGTGTGATCGTGGGCCTGGTGGTCGGAAAGGTCGTCGGCGTGCTCGGCGCCACCTTCATCATGGCCCGCTTCACCCGCGCCGATCTGGACGACGACCTCGACTGGTCGGACGTCTTCGGCCTGAGTCTGCTGGCCGGCATCGGCTTCACCGTGTCACTGCTGATCGGTGAACTGGCCTTCGGCGCAGGCTCGGACGCCGATGCCCACGTCAAGCTCGGCGTGCTGACCGGATCATTCCTGTCGGCAGTGCTGGCCAGCCTGGTGCTGCTGCGCCGTAACAAGGTCTATGCGCGTATCCACGAGGAGGAGACGCGGGACGACGACGCCGACGGTGTGCCGGACATCTATCAGAGAGCCGCCGATGGAGCGACCAACCGGCCGGACTGA
- a CDS encoding type II secretion system F family protein encodes MSEATVHDAAAAVDLIAVALAGGLPPADALAAVALVSPAQVADDLRLVEAAMRWGVEPSLAWNEVEPVWAPVAVALTLAGELGLPPRELLRDAASALRRAEATRAEHAVNRLSVLLVLPLGLLFLPAFALLAVVPVVISLARSTLSGMG; translated from the coding sequence ATGAGCGAAGCGACCGTTCACGACGCGGCAGCCGCCGTCGACCTCATCGCGGTGGCGCTCGCCGGCGGTCTGCCTCCGGCCGATGCGCTCGCCGCCGTGGCGCTGGTGAGCCCGGCGCAGGTCGCGGACGATCTGCGCCTGGTCGAGGCAGCCATGCGGTGGGGAGTGGAGCCCTCATTGGCCTGGAACGAGGTGGAACCGGTCTGGGCGCCGGTAGCGGTGGCGCTCACCCTGGCCGGCGAGCTCGGGCTGCCGCCGCGCGAGTTGCTCCGGGACGCCGCGTCGGCCCTACGGCGCGCCGAGGCAACCCGGGCCGAACACGCCGTCAACCGGCTGAGCGTGTTGCTGGTGCTCCCACTCGGATTGCTCTTCCTACCGGCCTTCGCGCTGCTCGCGGTGGTGCCGGTGGTCATCAGTCTCGCCCGATCCACGCTCAGCGGAATGGGCTGA
- a CDS encoding Fic family protein gives MSDAIAAVSALAKLPDVPEAIADVRDACTALRWHPALRRRIPEASAESRVRGATASAALEGAQMSVTVVRDVFRGARQWPAQPDPVDQTVAAALRASAESEAVRTMVRSAPRQALARLHVAAMSQLLPGDQVGRPRQGDEDARELLELGPAPAAREANTRLTGVLHLLERSEDLPLLVVAAIVHAELVCARPFVRGNGIVARAFERSLVWGGGLDPTGVAVPEQAHHSLATDYQGGLAAYASGDPEGVRLWILHEATVLQRAAQAGVDVCDAVLAGRLTP, from the coding sequence GTGTCCGACGCCATTGCCGCAGTTTCCGCGCTCGCCAAGCTTCCCGACGTCCCGGAGGCGATCGCGGACGTCCGGGACGCCTGCACTGCACTGCGCTGGCACCCGGCGCTGCGGCGCCGCATTCCGGAGGCCTCGGCCGAATCCCGGGTGCGTGGCGCAACGGCGAGCGCGGCCCTGGAGGGCGCGCAGATGTCGGTGACGGTCGTCCGTGATGTCTTCCGTGGTGCTCGGCAGTGGCCGGCGCAGCCCGATCCGGTCGACCAGACGGTCGCCGCGGCACTACGCGCGAGTGCCGAGAGCGAGGCGGTGCGGACGATGGTGCGCAGCGCTCCCCGGCAGGCGCTGGCGCGGTTGCACGTGGCCGCGATGTCGCAGTTGCTGCCCGGCGACCAGGTGGGACGCCCCAGGCAAGGGGACGAGGATGCGCGCGAACTGCTGGAGCTCGGACCGGCACCGGCGGCGCGGGAGGCGAACACACGGCTGACTGGCGTCCTGCACCTCTTGGAGCGCAGTGAAGATCTGCCGCTGCTCGTGGTGGCGGCGATCGTCCATGCCGAACTGGTGTGCGCCAGGCCCTTCGTGAGGGGCAACGGCATCGTGGCCCGCGCCTTCGAGCGCAGCCTGGTGTGGGGCGGCGGCCTCGACCCCACCGGTGTGGCCGTGCCGGAGCAGGCCCACCACTCGCTGGCCACCGACTACCAGGGCGGCTTGGCGGCGTACGCATCCGGCGACCCTGAGGGCGTGCGACTGTGGATCTTGCACGAAGCGACCGTGCTGCAACGCGCCGCACAAGCCGGGGTGGACGTCTGTGACGCGGTGCTCGCCGGCCGCCTGACCCCCTGA
- the nth gene encoding endonuclease III, with protein sequence MKPIDVAQETAVARTRRARKSYRVLAHYFSYAHCELDFETPLQLLVATILSAQTTDVGVNKVTPTLFARYPDAQALAGADRAELEELLRPTGFFRMKANAVQTLGQELVERFDGQVPGRLDDLVTLPGVGRKTANVVLGDAFGVPGITVDTHFGRVVRRLGWTTETDPVKVEHAIGSLFPRKDWTNLSHVLIFQGRRICHAKRPACGACPVARWCPSYGEGEIDEVKARKLLRFELAPGREDELDTLRQKYPA encoded by the coding sequence GTGAAGCCGATCGACGTCGCCCAGGAGACCGCGGTCGCCCGCACCCGGCGAGCGCGCAAGAGCTACCGCGTGCTCGCGCATTACTTCTCCTACGCCCACTGCGAACTCGATTTCGAGACCCCGCTGCAGCTCCTGGTCGCCACGATCCTTTCAGCCCAGACCACAGACGTCGGTGTCAACAAGGTGACGCCCACATTGTTCGCGCGTTATCCCGATGCCCAGGCCCTGGCCGGCGCCGACCGCGCCGAACTCGAGGAGCTGCTGCGTCCCACGGGCTTCTTCCGGATGAAGGCCAACGCGGTGCAGACGCTCGGGCAGGAGCTGGTCGAACGCTTCGACGGCCAGGTGCCCGGCCGCTTGGACGACCTGGTCACCTTGCCCGGCGTCGGCCGCAAGACCGCCAATGTCGTGCTCGGTGACGCTTTCGGCGTGCCCGGCATCACCGTCGATACTCATTTCGGACGGGTCGTGCGCCGGCTGGGCTGGACCACCGAGACCGACCCGGTGAAGGTCGAGCACGCGATCGGTTCGCTCTTCCCGCGCAAGGACTGGACCAATCTGAGCCATGTGCTGATCTTCCAAGGGCGCCGCATCTGCCATGCGAAACGTCCGGCTTGCGGGGCGTGCCCGGTGGCGCGGTGGTGTCCTTCGTACGGCGAGGGCGAGATCGACGAGGTCAAGGCGCGCAAGTTGCTGAGGTTCGAGTTGGCGCCCGGCCGTGAGGACGAGTTGGACACGCTGCGCCAGAAGTACCCCGCATGA
- a CDS encoding phage holin family protein — protein MAQERTLGQLVADASQDLSSIVKGEIALAKMEIKSDVSKGGKGAGLLVGAGIFGLYTLGFLLTAGAWGLFAAGLPRWAAFLIVGGVLLLITLVLALMGKSALSKVKGKPVKTIDNAEKTIAALKPPKAS, from the coding sequence ATGGCCCAGGAGCGCACACTCGGTCAACTGGTGGCTGATGCCTCGCAGGACCTCTCGTCGATCGTCAAGGGTGAGATCGCCCTGGCGAAGATGGAGATCAAGTCCGATGTCAGCAAGGGCGGCAAGGGTGCCGGTCTGCTCGTCGGCGCAGGCATTTTCGGGCTCTACACGCTCGGCTTCCTGCTGACCGCCGGAGCGTGGGGGCTCTTCGCAGCAGGCCTGCCCCGCTGGGCTGCCTTCCTGATCGTCGGCGGCGTCCTGCTGCTCATCACCCTCGTGCTGGCCCTCATGGGTAAGAGCGCACTGTCGAAGGTGAAGGGCAAGCCGGTCAAGACGATCGACAACGCCGAGAAGACGATCGCCGCGCTGAAGCCGCCGAAGGCCTCCTGA
- a CDS encoding TadA family conjugal transfer-associated ATPase: MSGSVVGRTMWQHIRSGEAPTVERITAASGAEAAVLGGRHAATLQQHWAAEVLGGGPLQPLLERQDITDVLVNGPGEVWIDRGHGLERAPIDLGDADAVRRLAVRLAALAGRRLDDASPWVDGQLPGGVRLHAVLPPLVDGGAHLSLRIPRTVGADLYQLCAAGFTDDVGHGVLRRLIERKVAFVITGGTGSGKTTLLSALLGAVPARERVLVVEDVRELSVDHPHVVRLEGRPSNVEGVGEVSLTALVRQALRMRPDRVVVGEVRGAEVRELLSALNTGHEGGCGTLHANSPADVLARFEALGALAGMSPSAVRSQLASAVRVVVHVHREAAGRRLAEIGVVGWHEGELQVQTALRWSNHGSAVVSREAEGFEALNAVLGQVL; the protein is encoded by the coding sequence ATGAGCGGGTCGGTGGTCGGACGCACGATGTGGCAACACATCCGTTCCGGCGAAGCGCCCACGGTCGAACGGATCACGGCGGCATCCGGTGCCGAGGCCGCGGTGCTCGGCGGCCGGCACGCCGCCACCCTGCAGCAGCATTGGGCGGCCGAGGTGCTGGGCGGCGGTCCCCTCCAGCCACTGCTCGAACGCCAAGACATCACCGACGTGCTGGTCAACGGGCCGGGCGAGGTGTGGATCGATCGGGGCCACGGCCTCGAACGGGCGCCGATCGACCTCGGCGATGCCGATGCCGTCCGGCGCCTGGCTGTTCGGTTGGCTGCGCTCGCCGGCCGTCGTCTCGACGACGCCAGCCCGTGGGTCGACGGGCAACTGCCTGGTGGGGTGCGACTGCATGCGGTGCTCCCGCCACTGGTGGACGGCGGGGCCCACCTGTCCCTGCGGATCCCGCGCACGGTCGGCGCCGATCTGTACCAGCTGTGTGCCGCCGGTTTCACCGACGACGTCGGGCATGGCGTGCTGCGGCGACTCATCGAACGCAAGGTCGCCTTCGTCATCACCGGCGGTACGGGTAGCGGCAAGACCACGCTCTTATCGGCGCTGCTCGGGGCCGTGCCGGCGCGTGAGCGCGTGCTCGTGGTGGAGGACGTCCGCGAACTCAGCGTCGACCACCCGCACGTCGTCCGGCTCGAAGGGCGTCCATCGAATGTCGAAGGGGTGGGCGAGGTGTCGTTGACGGCCTTGGTTCGCCAAGCCCTGCGGATGCGGCCAGACCGGGTGGTGGTCGGTGAGGTGCGCGGCGCCGAGGTCAGAGAACTGTTGAGCGCCCTCAACACCGGCCACGAAGGTGGCTGCGGCACGCTGCACGCCAACTCTCCGGCGGACGTCCTTGCGCGGTTCGAGGCGCTCGGAGCGCTCGCCGGTATGTCGCCGTCCGCGGTGCGCTCCCAACTCGCCAGCGCAGTTCGGGTCGTCGTGCATGTGCACCGCGAGGCTGCCGGACGACGCTTGGCAGAGATCGGCGTGGTCGGTTGGCACGAGGGCGAGCTGCAGGTGCAGACCGCCCTGCGCTGGAGCAATCACGGCAGTGCTGTCGTGAGCCGGGAAGCCGAAGGTTTCGAAGCGCTCAACGCTGTGCTCGGGCAGGTGCTCTGA